From the genome of Halobellus litoreus, one region includes:
- a CDS encoding DUF5995 family protein: MSWLPSPQAWRLAFQAAASGETLFLQDALLGVNAHINHDLSYSLRDVGIDPDRRAKHRDHDRINDVLRQLVDVVQGVVADVYDADSYTRADEWLASVDETVTYVGLSEARSLAWRNAVLLVDTQWPPVERFVDWRIRAVSTGFGYLLLTPSVDPALRRTLRYLERETLPLASLEAAFRQRVSHVKLDLE, encoded by the coding sequence GTGAGCTGGCTACCGTCCCCCCAAGCCTGGCGACTCGCCTTTCAGGCCGCTGCGAGCGGCGAGACGCTGTTCCTGCAGGACGCGTTGCTCGGGGTCAACGCCCACATCAATCACGACCTGTCGTACTCCCTCCGCGACGTCGGAATCGACCCGGACAGGCGGGCGAAACACCGGGATCACGACCGAATCAACGACGTCCTCCGCCAACTGGTGGACGTCGTCCAGGGCGTAGTGGCTGACGTTTACGACGCAGACAGTTACACCCGCGCCGACGAGTGGCTCGCTTCCGTCGACGAGACCGTCACGTACGTGGGACTCTCTGAGGCCCGGTCGCTGGCGTGGCGCAACGCGGTGCTCCTGGTCGACACGCAGTGGCCGCCGGTGGAACGCTTCGTCGACTGGCGAATCCGTGCGGTCTCGACCGGTTTCGGGTACCTCCTGCTCACCCCCAGCGTCGATCCGGCCCTGCGGCGAACGCTCCGTTACTTGGAGCGGGAGACCCTCCCGCTGGCGTCGCTGGAAGCGGCGTTTCGACAGCGAGTCAGCCACGTGAAACTGGACCTCGAGTGA
- a CDS encoding DUF5995 family protein has product MTAGVRTYAPTFAELRAVARAPGKRDGQGDWVPVESHQKGPRRPSAPDDGRFFRSVDDVLNRLGEAEVYFRQRSDRRSVFLTVYTEMTATVKRGIESGAFESPGWVRDYLVAFAERYRTALLGAERG; this is encoded by the coding sequence ATGACGGCCGGCGTTCGCACCTACGCACCGACGTTCGCCGAACTGCGGGCCGTGGCCCGTGCACCCGGTAAGCGTGACGGTCAGGGTGACTGGGTTCCCGTCGAATCTCACCAGAAGGGCCCCCGACGACCGTCTGCTCCAGACGATGGCCGATTCTTCAGATCCGTCGACGACGTTCTCAACCGCCTCGGCGAGGCGGAGGTATACTTCCGCCAGCGCTCCGACCGTCGGTCAGTGTTCCTGACCGTCTACACGGAAATGACGGCGACCGTCAAGCGTGGCATCGAATCGGGGGCGTTCGAGTCTCCCGGGTGGGTCCGCGACTACCTCGTCGCCTTCGCGGAGCGGTACCGAACGGCGCTGCTCGGGGCCGAGCGGGGGTGA
- a CDS encoding A/G-specific adenine glycosylase: MTDEEGDRSDGVEGIGDGDIDAVRGALVSWYEADHRSFPWRETDDPYEILVSEVMSQQTQLDRVIDAWHDFLDRWPTAEVLAAADRADVVAFWSDHSLGYNNRAKYLHEAAGQVIEEYDGDFPESPAELSELMGVGPYTANAVASFAFNNGDAVVDTNVKRVLYRAFDVEDDDAAFERVAAGLMPEGKSRVWNNAIMELGGVACGKTPRCDEAGCPWRQWCHAYGTGDFTAPDVPTQPTFDGSRRQFRGRVVRFLGEHDEMGLDTLGHRIRVDYTPDGEHGREWLRELLEELADDGLVEVEETGDETIARLRS; this comes from the coding sequence ATGACCGACGAGGAGGGTGATCGGAGCGATGGCGTCGAGGGAATCGGAGACGGAGACATCGACGCCGTCCGCGGCGCGCTCGTGTCGTGGTACGAAGCCGATCACCGATCGTTCCCCTGGCGCGAGACCGACGATCCCTACGAGATCCTCGTCTCGGAGGTGATGAGCCAACAGACGCAACTCGACCGCGTCATCGACGCCTGGCACGACTTCCTGGACCGCTGGCCGACCGCCGAGGTCCTCGCCGCGGCCGACCGGGCCGACGTCGTCGCCTTCTGGAGCGATCACTCCCTCGGCTACAACAACCGCGCGAAGTACCTCCACGAGGCCGCCGGACAGGTGATCGAGGAGTACGACGGTGACTTCCCGGAGTCGCCGGCGGAACTCTCCGAACTGATGGGCGTCGGACCGTACACGGCGAACGCGGTGGCCTCCTTCGCGTTCAACAACGGCGATGCCGTCGTCGATACGAACGTCAAGCGCGTGCTTTACCGCGCGTTCGACGTCGAGGACGACGACGCGGCGTTCGAGCGAGTCGCGGCGGGACTGATGCCCGAGGGGAAATCACGGGTCTGGAACAACGCGATTATGGAACTCGGGGGCGTCGCCTGCGGGAAGACGCCGCGCTGTGACGAGGCCGGGTGTCCCTGGCGACAGTGGTGTCACGCCTACGGGACCGGCGACTTCACCGCGCCCGACGTTCCGACCCAGCCGACCTTCGATGGCAGTCGGCGACAGTTCCGCGGGCGTGTGGTTCGATTCCTCGGCGAACACGACGAGATGGGCCTCGACACACTCGGACACCGTATTCGCGTCGACTATACGCCGGACGGCGAGCACGGACGCGAATGGCTTCGAGAGCTACTTGAGGAGTTGGCCGATGATGGACTAGTTGAGGTCGAAGAGACCGGAGACGAGACAATCGCTCGCCTTCGGAGTTAA
- a CDS encoding BolA family protein, translating to MDTDEVERRIEAEIPDAEADVTLPRVPDEDHEDAHFAAVIVSPAFEGKSLVQQHQMVYDALGDAMTTEIHALEMQTFTPEEFRERS from the coding sequence ATGGACACCGACGAGGTCGAACGACGGATCGAGGCCGAGATACCGGACGCCGAGGCGGACGTCACGCTGCCCCGGGTTCCCGACGAGGACCACGAGGACGCGCACTTCGCCGCCGTGATCGTCTCACCGGCGTTCGAGGGGAAGTCCCTCGTCCAGCAGCACCAGATGGTCTACGACGCCCTCGGCGACGCGATGACGACGGAGATCCACGCGTTAGAGATGCAGACGTTCACGCCCGAGGAGTTCCGAGAGCGGAGCTGA
- a CDS encoding potassium channel family protein — translation MNAWGRRVVGYTAFLAAVMLLTAVSYQFGMRVYEGDPVTLLHSLQVVVEMFTTTGFGGDAPWTSPQMNVFIIVMDLVGMALLIGALPVLATPFLEDAFSTTVPKALDEALEDHVVICSYTSRADALTTELESQGVPYVIVEPDRTQAAELYDNGQRVIRADPESTDGLARARLSDARALVADGDDQVDASIVLAARELDDDVSVLSVVEEPARARYHRLAGADQVLSPRSLLGESLAAKVTTALTAEIDEAVEVGEDLELAEVPIHHGSSLVGSTLADSGIREETGVNVIGAWFHGEFTAQLTPDDELSAGTVLFVSGHPEQLDRLLAMTQAGLRQFGTGQTIVVGYGQVGRTVAATLEDAGVPHTTVDRTDEDGVDVVGDATEVETLEEAGISEARTVVLALPDDTTTEFATLVVRDLAPETEIVARVEKAPSIPKTFRAGGDYVLSLATVTGRMIASRVLQDRDVLSLDQQVEVVRMGAPKIVGRTIEDVDIRARTGSTVVAIERDGGVVTDVGPDTRIEVDDRLVVAGTDESVREFERLFG, via the coding sequence GTGAACGCGTGGGGACGTCGAGTCGTCGGATACACCGCGTTTCTCGCGGCAGTGATGCTCTTGACTGCGGTGTCCTACCAGTTCGGGATGCGCGTGTACGAGGGGGACCCGGTCACCCTGCTACACTCCCTGCAGGTGGTCGTGGAGATGTTCACGACGACCGGGTTCGGCGGGGACGCACCGTGGACGAGCCCCCAGATGAACGTGTTCATCATCGTGATGGATCTGGTCGGAATGGCGCTTCTGATCGGTGCGTTACCGGTCCTGGCGACGCCGTTCCTGGAAGACGCGTTCTCGACGACAGTTCCCAAAGCGCTCGATGAGGCCCTCGAAGACCACGTCGTGATCTGTTCGTACACGTCGCGCGCCGACGCGCTCACGACGGAACTCGAATCGCAGGGCGTGCCGTACGTGATCGTCGAGCCGGATCGAACCCAGGCCGCCGAACTGTACGACAACGGCCAGCGCGTGATTCGAGCGGACCCCGAATCGACCGACGGGCTGGCGCGGGCGAGACTCTCAGACGCCCGGGCACTGGTGGCAGACGGCGACGATCAGGTCGACGCGAGCATCGTCCTCGCCGCGAGGGAGCTCGACGACGACGTTTCGGTCCTCAGCGTCGTCGAAGAGCCCGCGCGTGCGAGGTACCACCGACTGGCGGGGGCCGATCAGGTCCTCTCGCCGCGGTCGTTGCTCGGCGAGAGCCTCGCCGCCAAAGTGACGACGGCGCTGACGGCGGAGATCGACGAAGCGGTCGAAGTGGGGGAGGACCTGGAGCTCGCGGAGGTCCCGATCCACCACGGGAGCAGCCTCGTCGGGAGCACGCTCGCCGACAGCGGAATCCGCGAGGAGACGGGCGTCAACGTGATCGGTGCGTGGTTCCACGGCGAGTTCACGGCCCAGTTGACGCCCGACGACGAACTGTCCGCCGGAACGGTGCTGTTCGTCTCTGGACACCCCGAACAGCTCGACCGCCTCCTCGCGATGACCCAGGCTGGACTCCGGCAGTTCGGGACGGGACAAACGATCGTCGTCGGGTACGGGCAAGTGGGACGGACCGTCGCCGCGACGCTCGAAGACGCCGGAGTGCCGCACACGACCGTCGATCGGACTGACGAAGACGGCGTCGACGTCGTCGGCGACGCGACCGAAGTCGAGACGCTCGAGGAGGCTGGAATCAGCGAGGCCCGGACGGTGGTGCTCGCGCTCCCTGACGACACGACGACGGAGTTCGCGACGCTCGTGGTCCGCGATCTGGCACCCGAAACCGAGATCGTCGCCCGCGTCGAGAAAGCGCCGAGCATCCCGAAGACGTTCCGTGCCGGCGGAGACTACGTCCTATCGCTGGCGACGGTTACTGGCCGGATGATCGCTTCGCGGGTGCTCCAGGACCGCGACGTGCTTTCGCTGGATCAACAGGTGGAGGTCGTCCGGATGGGCGCGCCGAAGATCGTCGGTCGTACGATCGAGGACGTCGATATCCGCGCGCGAACCGGCAGTACCGTCGTGGCCATCGAGCGCGACGGCGGCGTTGTGACCGACGTCGGGCCGGACACTCGGATCGAAGTGGACGACAGGCTCGTCGTCGCCGGAACGGACGAAAGCGTCCGCGAGTTCGAGCGCCTGTTCGGGTAG
- a CDS encoding class II fumarate hydratase translates to MSDDEYRIERDSLGEMQVPRDAYWGAQTQRAIENFPISGIAFGRRFVRALGVVKKAAAQANRDLGLVDDEIADAIVAAADEVIAGEHDDQFPVDVFQTGSGTSSNMNANEVIANRAAEIMGESIGDRAVHPNDHVNYGQSSNDVIPTAMHVSALEAVQKDLIPALETLAASLEAKEDEFDGVVKTGRTHLQDATPIRLGQEFAGYRTQVEKGVARAETVSDHLGELALGGTAVGTGLNTHPEFPERAADYISAETGLSFRPADSHFEAQAAHDAMNEAHGALRTVAGSLNKIANDLRLLASGPRNGLGEIEQPENQPGSSIMPGKINPVVAEAVNQVHKQVVGNDAAVAAGAAEGQIDLNLYKPVLAHNFLQSADLLSNAAEVFAERFVAKLEANEEVCEAQVERSMALATALNPTIGYDKASEVAKTALKEDKTVREVVVEKGYLTETEADEVLNPESMTHRGILGED, encoded by the coding sequence ATGTCAGACGACGAGTACCGCATCGAGCGGGACAGCCTCGGAGAGATGCAGGTGCCGAGAGACGCCTACTGGGGCGCACAGACCCAGCGGGCCATCGAGAACTTCCCCATCTCGGGTATCGCCTTCGGACGCCGCTTCGTCCGGGCGCTCGGAGTGGTGAAGAAGGCCGCCGCGCAGGCGAACCGCGATCTCGGACTCGTCGACGACGAGATTGCCGACGCCATCGTCGCGGCCGCAGACGAGGTCATCGCCGGCGAGCACGACGACCAGTTCCCGGTCGACGTCTTCCAGACCGGATCGGGGACCTCCTCGAATATGAACGCCAACGAGGTCATCGCTAACCGCGCCGCCGAAATTATGGGCGAGTCGATCGGCGACCGCGCCGTCCACCCGAACGACCACGTCAACTACGGCCAGTCCTCGAACGACGTGATCCCGACGGCGATGCACGTCTCTGCGCTGGAGGCCGTCCAGAAGGATCTGATCCCGGCGCTCGAAACGCTCGCGGCGTCGCTCGAAGCGAAGGAAGACGAGTTCGACGGCGTCGTCAAGACCGGTCGCACGCACCTGCAGGACGCCACCCCGATCCGACTCGGCCAGGAGTTCGCGGGCTACCGCACGCAGGTCGAGAAGGGAGTCGCCCGCGCGGAGACCGTCAGCGACCACCTTGGCGAACTCGCCCTCGGCGGCACCGCCGTCGGGACGGGGCTCAACACGCACCCCGAGTTCCCCGAGCGCGCCGCCGACTACATCTCCGCGGAGACGGGCCTCTCGTTCCGGCCGGCGGACAGCCACTTCGAGGCGCAGGCCGCCCACGACGCGATGAACGAGGCCCACGGCGCGCTCCGCACGGTCGCGGGCTCGCTGAACAAGATCGCGAACGACCTCCGACTCCTGGCCTCGGGGCCGCGAAACGGCCTCGGCGAGATCGAACAGCCCGAGAATCAGCCCGGGAGTTCGATCATGCCCGGCAAGATCAACCCGGTCGTCGCGGAGGCGGTCAACCAGGTCCACAAGCAGGTCGTCGGCAACGACGCCGCCGTCGCCGCGGGCGCTGCGGAGGGACAGATCGATCTCAACCTCTACAAGCCCGTCCTCGCGCACAACTTCCTGCAGTCGGCCGACCTGCTCTCGAACGCCGCCGAGGTGTTCGCCGAGCGCTTCGTCGCGAAGCTCGAAGCCAACGAGGAGGTCTGCGAGGCGCAGGTCGAGCGGTCGATGGCGCTGGCGACGGCGCTGAACCCGACGATCGGGTACGACAAGGCCAGCGAGGTCGCGAAAACGGCCCTGAAGGAGGACAAGACGGTGCGGGAAGTCGTCGTCGAGAAGGGCTACCTCACGGAGACCGAGGCCGACGAGGTGTTGAACCCCGAGTCGATGACGCACCGCGGTATCCTCGGCGAGGACTGA
- a CDS encoding class I SAM-dependent methyltransferase → MAEDVAGDGRERTVTPSDSTNGPAPFDLDAASRIRREYGAWAPIYDWFARSTASVGGVRDGCVAALDLEPGDTVVDFGCGPGVNFPALRETVGPDGRVVGVDVTGPMLERARGLVERRGWENVAVVQGDATRPPVRSADGVLSTFVTSLFADPYAVVCTWCDLADHVVVTNFAPHGGRAANAALWGFAQLNARLFDVEAGDPLRQLQARTAESRRALVDCLDSVVYRDYLFGTIRLHAGYRAD, encoded by the coding sequence GTGGCCGAAGACGTCGCCGGCGACGGTCGAGAGCGGACCGTGACGCCGAGCGATTCGACGAACGGACCCGCGCCGTTCGACCTCGACGCGGCCAGTCGGATCCGGCGGGAGTACGGCGCGTGGGCACCGATCTACGACTGGTTCGCGCGCTCGACGGCCTCGGTCGGCGGCGTCCGCGACGGCTGCGTGGCCGCGCTCGACCTCGAACCGGGCGACACCGTCGTCGATTTCGGCTGCGGTCCCGGCGTCAACTTCCCCGCGCTACGGGAAACCGTCGGTCCCGACGGCCGCGTCGTCGGCGTCGACGTCACCGGGCCGATGCTCGAACGGGCGCGCGGACTCGTCGAGCGACGCGGCTGGGAGAACGTCGCCGTGGTGCAGGGCGACGCCACGAGACCGCCGGTTCGATCGGCCGACGGCGTCCTCTCCACGTTCGTGACGTCCCTGTTCGCGGATCCGTACGCGGTCGTCTGTACGTGGTGCGACCTCGCGGACCACGTCGTCGTGACTAACTTCGCACCACACGGGGGACGCGCAGCCAACGCCGCGCTCTGGGGGTTCGCACAGTTGAACGCCCGCCTGTTCGACGTCGAGGCGGGCGATCCCCTTCGGCAACTCCAAGCCCGAACGGCCGAGTCCCGACGGGCGCTCGTCGACTGCCTCGATTCGGTCGTCTACCGGGACTACCTGTTCGGAACGATCCGCCTGCACGCCGGGTATCGGGCGGATTGA
- a CDS encoding HVO_2901 family zinc finger protein: MQGLQYNRDRGRDLLECRHCGATFPEGRATTDGWHYACPECDEGSGIGDGLRRL, encoded by the coding sequence ATGCAGGGACTTCAGTACAACCGCGACCGCGGTCGGGACCTCCTAGAGTGCCGACACTGCGGCGCGACGTTCCCCGAAGGCAGGGCGACGACCGACGGTTGGCACTACGCCTGTCCGGAGTGCGACGAGGGAAGCGGCATCGGCGACGGCCTCCGTCGGCTGTAG
- the gatE gene encoding Glu-tRNA(Gln) amidotransferase subunit GatE, producing MTAYDYDDLGLVAGLEIHQQLDTATKLFCQCPTDERDPDSATRSFTRYLHPTKSELGELDEAALEESRVDREFEYLAYDSTCLVEEDEEPPHRLDAEAQEVALQIAELLDMEPVDQAHVMRKLVIDGSNTSGFQRTSLVAQDGEIETGDGPVGVEDLLLEEESAQRVEERDEGVTFSLDRLGVPLVEIGTRPDIDSPEQAREAAETIGMLLRSTGSVKRGLGTIRQDVNVSIAEGARVEIKGVQALDQIDEIVRQEVGRQVELLDVRDELRDRGAAVGDVVDVSEVFEGTDSGVISGALSGGGSVMAVPLFGFDGLVGREIQPDRRLGTELSDHAKRHGAGGIFHTDELPAYGVTEDEVDALRDAVDAGEEDAVAIVAAGAETAELAIDAAAARAETALDGVPEETRGANEDGTTRYLRPLPGAARMYPETDVPPVELYPSAVETPELLTEKVERYQDEFGLDAGLAEQVAYGRRMPLFERAVDEGVDATFAAGLLESTLTELRRDDVAVERLTDEHLLAVMRLVEDGELAKEGVADVLGELAADPDLTAAAAVEEAGLSGVSEAEVRDAVVEVVERNAEQVDAEGMAAFSGLMGEAMGALRGKADGEIVSDVLREEIQKRS from the coding sequence ATGACCGCGTACGACTACGACGATCTCGGCCTCGTCGCGGGCCTCGAGATCCACCAGCAACTCGACACCGCGACGAAGCTGTTCTGTCAGTGTCCGACCGACGAGCGCGACCCCGATTCGGCGACGCGCTCGTTCACGCGCTACCTCCACCCGACGAAGAGCGAACTCGGCGAACTCGACGAGGCCGCCCTCGAAGAGAGCCGCGTCGACCGCGAGTTCGAGTACCTCGCCTACGACTCGACCTGCCTCGTCGAGGAGGACGAGGAGCCGCCGCACCGCCTCGACGCGGAGGCACAGGAGGTCGCCCTCCAGATCGCGGAACTCCTCGATATGGAGCCGGTCGATCAGGCGCACGTGATGCGAAAGCTGGTCATCGACGGATCGAACACCTCTGGGTTCCAGCGGACGTCGCTCGTCGCTCAGGACGGGGAAATCGAGACCGGCGACGGCCCCGTCGGCGTCGAGGACCTGCTGCTCGAAGAGGAGTCGGCCCAGCGCGTCGAGGAGCGCGACGAGGGGGTCACTTTCTCGCTGGACCGACTGGGCGTCCCGCTCGTTGAGATCGGGACGCGCCCCGACATCGACTCCCCCGAGCAAGCGCGTGAGGCCGCCGAGACGATCGGAATGCTGCTCCGCTCGACCGGGTCGGTCAAGCGCGGCCTGGGGACGATCCGCCAGGACGTGAACGTCTCCATCGCCGAGGGCGCGCGCGTCGAGATCAAGGGCGTGCAGGCGCTCGATCAGATCGACGAGATCGTCCGCCAGGAGGTCGGCCGCCAGGTCGAACTGCTCGACGTCCGCGACGAACTCCGCGACCGCGGTGCCGCCGTCGGCGACGTCGTCGATGTCTCCGAGGTGTTCGAGGGGACCGACTCCGGCGTGATCAGCGGCGCGCTCTCGGGCGGCGGCTCGGTGATGGCAGTGCCGCTCTTCGGGTTCGACGGCCTCGTCGGCCGCGAGATCCAGCCGGATCGTCGGCTCGGGACCGAACTCTCGGACCACGCGAAGCGCCACGGCGCGGGCGGCATCTTCCACACCGACGAACTGCCGGCCTACGGCGTGACCGAAGACGAGGTCGACGCGCTGCGCGACGCCGTGGACGCCGGCGAAGAGGACGCTGTCGCCATCGTCGCCGCCGGAGCCGAGACCGCGGAACTGGCTATCGATGCCGCGGCAGCGCGCGCGGAGACCGCGCTCGACGGCGTCCCCGAGGAGACGCGCGGCGCGAACGAGGACGGGACGACGCGCTACCTCCGACCGCTGCCCGGCGCGGCGCGGATGTACCCCGAGACGGACGTCCCGCCGGTCGAACTGTACCCCTCGGCCGTCGAGACGCCGGAACTGCTGACCGAGAAGGTCGAGCGCTACCAGGACGAGTTCGGACTCGATGCGGGCCTCGCAGAGCAGGTCGCCTACGGCCGCCGGATGCCCTTGTTCGAGCGCGCCGTCGACGAGGGCGTCGACGCGACGTTCGCGGCCGGTCTGCTGGAGTCGACGCTCACGGAACTCCGTCGCGACGACGTCGCCGTCGAGCGGCTGACCGACGAACACCTCCTCGCGGTGATGCGCCTCGTCGAGGACGGCGAGTTGGCGAAGGAGGGCGTCGCCGACGTCCTGGGAGAACTGGCGGCCGATCCCGACCTCACCGCCGCGGCGGCCGTCGAGGAGGCCGGGCTCTCGGGCGTCTCCGAGGCCGAAGTCCGCGACGCGGTCGTCGAGGTCGTCGAGCGGAACGCCGAGCAGGTCGACGCGGAGGGAATGGCGGCGTTCTCAGGTCTGATGGGCGAGGCGATGGGCGCGCTTCGCGGCAAGGCCGACGGCGAAATCGTCAGCGACGTGCTCCGCGAGGAGATACAGAAGCGCTCCTAA
- a CDS encoding methyl-accepting chemotaxis protein, with amino-acid sequence MAEATGNTAAEAGLGDGVRGTIREIIKYTPSGYSIPDESWRRRHRNIVILLVAHIPLLFALGMYEGTDSFTGATIPGTPLSQILLRVGVLGAIAALASWPRLGRRTRTTLATVGLATGSAILVYFSGGYIEAHFHFFVVMGVVAIYEDWLPFLVGIAYVAIQHGVFGMLNPSAVYNHAAGANNPFVWAGIHATFVLALSAALMANWYSIERSREETRKQLAETEEAEALKAEAEKRQREVERLNEHLEAKADAYSATMARAADGELGVRLDAESQSEAMTQIGEAYNEMMTEMESAMSDIQTFAEEVSAASEEANAGAGEVKQASAEVSEAIQEISSGTTDQREMLEEVYGEMTDLSATVEEVAASAETVAETSHQTAEVAEAGESTARQAIDDTRGGQTAIDSTVDHVERLDEQMAEIGEIVELISDIAEQTNLLALNANIEAARVGSTGGGGSGDGFAVVADEVKQLAEETQESANDIEELIEETQAQTARTVEEARTAEEHMQEGVEAVQDVLDAFTQVVENTDETDSGIQEISGATDDQAASAEHAVSRVEEVAEISQRTADEAESVSAAAEEQAASISQVSSNVESLATQAEKLQSLVSDFEVSGTGSEPPAGGPGAGAGESVAVGDGGRLE; translated from the coding sequence ATGGCAGAGGCGACCGGCAACACCGCGGCGGAGGCAGGGCTGGGGGACGGGGTGCGCGGGACGATCAGGGAGATCATCAAGTACACCCCGAGCGGCTACTCGATCCCGGACGAGTCGTGGCGTCGTCGCCACCGCAACATCGTCATCCTCCTCGTGGCGCACATCCCGCTCCTCTTCGCCCTCGGGATGTACGAGGGCACGGACTCGTTCACCGGTGCGACGATCCCCGGAACCCCGCTCTCGCAGATCCTGCTTCGGGTGGGCGTGCTCGGGGCTATCGCCGCGCTAGCGAGTTGGCCCAGACTCGGGCGGCGAACGCGGACGACGCTCGCGACGGTCGGACTGGCGACGGGATCGGCGATACTCGTCTACTTCTCGGGGGGCTACATCGAGGCGCACTTCCACTTCTTCGTCGTTATGGGCGTCGTCGCCATTTACGAGGACTGGCTCCCCTTCCTCGTCGGGATCGCCTACGTCGCGATCCAGCACGGCGTCTTCGGGATGCTGAACCCCAGTGCGGTGTACAACCACGCCGCCGGTGCCAACAACCCCTTCGTGTGGGCGGGCATCCACGCGACGTTCGTGCTGGCGCTGTCGGCCGCGCTGATGGCCAACTGGTACTCCATCGAACGATCCCGCGAGGAGACCCGAAAGCAACTCGCCGAGACCGAGGAGGCCGAGGCGCTGAAGGCCGAGGCCGAGAAGCGACAGCGGGAGGTCGAACGACTGAACGAGCATCTCGAAGCGAAGGCCGACGCCTACAGCGCGACGATGGCGCGCGCGGCCGACGGTGAACTCGGTGTCCGACTCGACGCCGAGAGCCAGAGCGAGGCGATGACGCAGATCGGCGAGGCCTACAACGAGATGATGACGGAGATGGAATCGGCGATGTCCGACATCCAGACGTTCGCCGAGGAGGTCTCCGCCGCGAGCGAGGAGGCCAACGCCGGGGCCGGCGAGGTCAAGCAGGCGAGCGCGGAAGTCAGCGAGGCGATCCAGGAGATCTCGAGCGGGACGACCGACCAGCGCGAGATGCTCGAAGAGGTCTACGGAGAGATGACGGACCTCTCGGCGACCGTCGAGGAGGTCGCGGCGTCGGCGGAAACCGTCGCGGAGACCTCACACCAGACGGCGGAGGTCGCCGAGGCCGGCGAATCGACCGCCCGACAGGCGATCGACGACACGCGGGGCGGCCAGACCGCGATCGACTCGACGGTCGACCACGTCGAGCGCCTCGACGAGCAGATGGCGGAGATCGGCGAGATCGTCGAACTCATCAGCGACATCGCCGAACAGACCAACCTGCTGGCGCTGAACGCGAACATCGAGGCCGCTCGCGTCGGCAGCACGGGCGGCGGGGGCAGCGGCGACGGGTTCGCGGTCGTCGCCGACGAGGTCAAGCAACTGGCCGAGGAGACCCAGGAGTCGGCCAACGACATCGAGGAACTGATCGAGGAGACGCAGGCGCAGACGGCGCGGACCGTCGAGGAGGCGCGGACCGCCGAGGAGCATATGCAGGAGGGCGTCGAGGCCGTCCAGGACGTGCTCGACGCGTTCACGCAGGTGGTCGAGAACACCGACGAGACCGACAGCGGGATCCAGGAGATCAGCGGGGCGACCGACGATCAGGCGGCGAGCGCGGAGCACGCCGTCTCGCGCGTCGAGGAGGTGGCCGAGATCAGTCAGCGCACCGCCGACGAGGCCGAGAGCGTCTCCGCGGCCGCCGAGGAGCAGGCGGCGTCGATCTCGCAGGTAAGCTCGAACGTCGAGTCGCTGGCGACCCAGGCCGAGAAGCTCCAGTCGCTGGTGTCGGACTTCGAGGTCAGCGGGACGGGGTCCGAACCGCCGGCCGGCGGTCCCGGCGCGGGCGCGGGCGAGAGCGTCGCCGTCGGCGACGGCGGACGCTTGGAGTAA